The Candidatus Koribacter versatilis Ellin345 genome has a segment encoding these proteins:
- a CDS encoding carbohydrate binding family 9 domain-containing protein yields MRKRRLLSVLMAAIWTALLAQAQVSEPPPYTAVATRVDDAPKLDGTLADPLWNLATPISDFRQREPNEGLPATETTEVRILYTRSEIFFGILCRDRKPNGIVATQLRRDVTQELDDYFEIVVDSRFDRRNGYVFQVNPLGTQRDALITDEQHSDSDDGDPGWDGVWVSEARITEEGWTATVGIPFSTMNFMASSDVVWGINFKRFVRRKNEEDLWAAWRRTFGTAKISQAGTLRGITDIGSGRLFIVKPYGLVGFNHLPSDANSAGLTPGSSGIYTGGVDVKIGIRSNIVANLTGNTDFADSDVDVQRFNLTPYQLFYPEKRQFFLENSGVFNFGVGGENDQLFFSRQIGIDPISGQQVPINGGAKVTGTAAGFEFGVMDVNTRHSGPNPYANFAVGRVKYSLGGGSYIGAMGIDKRSGNPDDPFNETAGVDARFILFKNLALNGFATETRSPGVSSGQTDIGGGASYRSNWFDFFYDHRTIGAQFNPEVGFLERPDCQCDYLDSAFKYRPKILGIREVQLEGFFFHGPTLQGEVESQQWQTTFRAEFHNGSYTDDDIIEADAQRLTEPFNIYKNVYIPVGVYNWARHQLTYGSPQDKRWTIGFYERWGGYYNGRLNEFRIRSSYRRSERLSFTFSEQWNRFLLPIENGNFSVLFGALETDYAFSRFLSLSTVLQMDTSNAQAATANVRLRWNYRPDSDLYVIYNAGQQFASLADNAARYYQHRFVVKYTYSWRP; encoded by the coding sequence GTGCGCAAACGACGACTTTTGTCCGTCCTAATGGCGGCAATTTGGACCGCACTTCTTGCCCAGGCGCAAGTGTCGGAGCCACCTCCCTACACCGCGGTGGCCACTCGCGTCGACGATGCCCCAAAGCTCGATGGCACGCTCGCCGACCCTCTCTGGAATCTCGCTACCCCCATTTCCGACTTCCGCCAGCGCGAACCCAATGAAGGCCTACCGGCGACCGAGACGACTGAGGTCCGCATTCTCTACACCCGCAGCGAGATCTTCTTCGGCATCCTCTGCCGCGACCGCAAGCCAAACGGAATCGTCGCCACCCAGCTGCGCCGCGACGTAACCCAGGAGCTCGATGATTATTTCGAAATCGTCGTCGACTCTCGCTTCGATCGCCGCAACGGTTACGTTTTCCAGGTCAATCCGCTCGGCACACAGCGCGATGCACTGATCACCGATGAGCAGCACAGCGATTCCGATGACGGTGATCCCGGATGGGACGGCGTCTGGGTCTCTGAAGCCCGCATTACGGAGGAAGGTTGGACGGCTACCGTGGGCATCCCCTTCTCGACCATGAACTTCATGGCATCGAGCGACGTCGTTTGGGGAATCAACTTCAAGCGCTTCGTGCGACGCAAGAACGAAGAGGACCTTTGGGCGGCTTGGCGTCGCACTTTTGGTACCGCGAAAATCAGCCAGGCAGGCACGCTGCGCGGCATCACCGACATCGGCAGCGGCCGCCTATTCATCGTCAAGCCCTACGGTCTCGTCGGCTTCAATCATTTACCTTCGGACGCCAATTCCGCAGGACTCACGCCGGGCTCTTCTGGCATCTACACCGGCGGCGTGGACGTGAAGATCGGCATCCGCTCCAATATTGTCGCGAATCTCACCGGCAACACCGACTTTGCTGACAGCGACGTAGACGTTCAACGCTTCAACCTCACGCCCTATCAGCTCTTTTATCCAGAAAAACGCCAATTCTTCCTCGAGAACTCTGGCGTCTTCAATTTCGGTGTCGGTGGTGAAAACGATCAGCTGTTCTTCAGCCGACAGATCGGCATCGATCCGATCTCAGGCCAGCAGGTCCCTATCAACGGCGGCGCTAAGGTCACCGGAACAGCAGCGGGCTTCGAGTTCGGCGTCATGGATGTGAACACCCGCCACTCTGGCCCGAACCCTTATGCCAATTTCGCTGTCGGTCGCGTCAAGTATTCGCTCGGCGGCGGCTCCTACATCGGGGCCATGGGCATCGACAAACGCTCTGGTAATCCGGACGATCCGTTCAACGAAACCGCAGGCGTAGATGCCCGCTTTATCTTGTTTAAGAATCTTGCACTCAACGGATTCGCCACCGAGACTCGCTCGCCCGGGGTATCCAGCGGCCAAACCGACATCGGTGGAGGGGCCAGCTACCGCTCTAATTGGTTTGATTTCTTCTACGATCACCGCACCATCGGCGCGCAGTTCAACCCTGAAGTTGGTTTCCTCGAACGTCCCGACTGTCAGTGCGACTATCTCGATTCAGCATTCAAGTACCGTCCCAAGATCCTTGGAATCCGCGAAGTGCAGCTCGAAGGCTTCTTCTTCCACGGCCCCACCTTGCAGGGAGAAGTCGAGAGCCAGCAGTGGCAAACTACCTTCCGCGCGGAATTTCACAACGGCTCGTACACCGACGATGACATCATCGAGGCCGACGCCCAGCGACTCACCGAACCGTTCAACATCTACAAGAACGTCTACATCCCGGTGGGTGTCTACAACTGGGCACGCCATCAGCTCACTTACGGTTCGCCTCAGGACAAGCGCTGGACCATCGGTTTCTATGAACGTTGGGGTGGATATTACAACGGCAGGTTGAACGAGTTCCGCATCCGCTCCAGCTACCGGCGAAGTGAGCGCCTCTCGTTCACTTTCAGCGAGCAGTGGAACCGCTTCTTGCTCCCTATCGAAAACGGAAACTTCTCGGTCCTCTTTGGCGCACTCGAGACCGACTACGCCTTCTCTCGCTTCCTCTCGCTCTCAACCGTATTGCAGATGGATACATCCAACGCACAAGCAGCCACCGCGAACGTCCGATTACGTTGGAATTACCGGCCGGATAGTGACCTCTATGTCATCTACAACGCCGGACAGCAGTTTGCCAGCCTTGCCGACAACGCAGCTCGCTACTATCAACATCGTTTCGTGGTGAAATACACGTACTCCTGGCGGCCTTAG
- a CDS encoding glycogen/starch/alpha-glucan phosphorylase, which yields MDKTDIWSENMSNTPVTAQPSNDAHTLLKQYGCGPIPFSGTDNAFYERHFVFDKVLDKRESTARDQFEAFARSVRDVLSQRWVLTEQIYGRQNAKRIYYVSMEFLIGRSLANNVTNLLLDPLIQDSLKQKKLDWIELIEQEPDAGLGNGGLGRLAACFLDSMATLQLAAMGYGLRYEYGIFKQSINDGWQEETADNWLRHPDPWEVARPNEAVEIKLNCSFELHNGVLRAIPGRPSTMIGIPYDRPVVGYGGKTVNTLRLWAASAADYFDFREFSGGDFVGALAETLTAETLTRVLYPDDSTSFGQALRLVQEYFLAACSVADLIRRFRKHNSDWNLLPEKVAVQLNDTHPALTVPELMRVLLDEANLGWETAWDLTRRTLAYTNHTLLPEAMEKWPVAWFELMLPRHLQIMLEINQRHLDAVRTKFPGENERCTRMSLLEEGSPKKLRMANLAIVGSHSTNGVAALHSQLLRTTTLKDFGEMFPDRFNNKTNGVTPRRWLLLANPALARNITEAIGDGWIRDLDQLIKLKPLAEDCAFLAAIRKSKYQAKSEFANWLLRTSGVKLDPDTIFDSQVKRIHEYKRQLLNALRIVVLYNRLRQNPELAMAPRTFLFAGKAAPAYHFAKLVIKFINNLAGTIEGDPVVRGRLRVVFLPDYSVSMAEHLIPATEVSNQISTAGYEASGTSNMKFMMNGALTIGTRDGATIEMAEAAGEENFFLFGLTADQVSQNRTWYSPRWHYENEPETRAALELIFSNHFSRHEPNVFEPFRQLLLDKGDYYMHLADLGSYLAADQQLTALYKITDAWASKAVLNVAHAGRFSSDRTIAEYAADIWDAKPCPVS from the coding sequence ATGGACAAGACAGATATCTGGAGCGAGAACATGAGCAATACGCCAGTCACCGCACAACCCTCCAACGACGCTCATACCTTGCTCAAACAATATGGATGTGGCCCTATCCCGTTCTCCGGGACCGACAACGCATTTTACGAGCGTCATTTTGTTTTCGACAAAGTCCTCGATAAACGCGAGAGTACGGCGCGTGATCAATTCGAGGCGTTCGCACGGTCCGTTCGTGATGTCCTTTCACAACGATGGGTGCTGACAGAACAGATTTACGGGCGACAGAACGCGAAACGCATTTACTACGTCTCCATGGAGTTTCTGATCGGTCGTTCGCTGGCCAACAATGTCACTAATCTTTTGCTGGATCCTCTCATCCAGGATTCCCTCAAACAAAAGAAGCTGGATTGGATCGAATTGATCGAGCAAGAACCCGATGCCGGTCTCGGCAACGGCGGATTAGGTCGACTGGCGGCGTGCTTCCTTGATTCAATGGCGACTCTGCAATTGGCCGCCATGGGATATGGACTGCGCTATGAATACGGAATTTTCAAGCAATCTATAAACGATGGTTGGCAGGAGGAGACCGCCGACAATTGGTTGCGCCATCCGGATCCATGGGAGGTCGCTCGGCCGAACGAGGCCGTCGAGATCAAGCTGAACTGCTCGTTTGAGTTGCACAACGGTGTCTTGCGGGCGATCCCCGGTCGCCCTTCAACCATGATCGGGATCCCGTATGACCGCCCGGTTGTCGGCTACGGCGGCAAGACCGTGAATACCCTTCGGCTCTGGGCCGCATCTGCGGCCGACTACTTCGATTTTAGAGAATTCAGCGGTGGCGATTTCGTCGGCGCGTTGGCTGAGACTTTGACCGCTGAGACGCTGACACGCGTTCTCTATCCCGACGATTCCACCTCTTTCGGGCAGGCTCTTCGCTTGGTGCAGGAATATTTCCTGGCAGCGTGTTCGGTGGCGGACTTGATCCGGCGTTTCCGCAAGCACAACAGTGATTGGAATTTGCTTCCCGAAAAAGTTGCGGTGCAGCTGAATGATACGCATCCAGCACTGACGGTCCCTGAACTGATGAGAGTCCTACTGGACGAAGCGAATCTCGGCTGGGAAACGGCTTGGGACCTCACCCGACGTACCCTCGCTTACACGAACCATACGCTCTTGCCCGAGGCGATGGAGAAGTGGCCGGTTGCCTGGTTCGAACTCATGCTGCCGCGACATCTCCAGATCATGCTTGAGATCAATCAACGTCATCTCGACGCTGTCCGGACCAAATTCCCGGGCGAGAACGAACGATGCACCCGGATGAGTCTGCTCGAGGAAGGCTCCCCAAAGAAGCTCCGCATGGCCAACCTCGCGATTGTTGGATCGCACAGTACGAATGGCGTTGCAGCCCTCCATTCGCAACTCCTCAGGACGACGACCCTGAAGGACTTTGGAGAGATGTTTCCTGATCGATTTAACAATAAGACCAATGGAGTCACGCCGCGCCGTTGGCTCCTATTAGCAAATCCGGCGCTTGCGCGAAACATTACGGAGGCGATCGGTGATGGGTGGATCAGGGATCTCGATCAACTTATCAAACTCAAGCCGCTCGCCGAGGACTGCGCCTTCTTGGCAGCGATTCGCAAATCGAAGTACCAGGCAAAATCCGAATTTGCAAATTGGCTCCTTCGAACCAGTGGGGTGAAGCTCGATCCTGACACGATTTTCGATAGCCAGGTGAAACGGATTCACGAATACAAACGGCAACTGTTGAACGCATTACGAATCGTGGTCCTTTATAACCGGCTGCGACAGAACCCCGAACTCGCAATGGCGCCCCGAACATTTCTGTTTGCGGGCAAAGCTGCACCTGCTTATCACTTTGCGAAGTTGGTCATCAAGTTCATCAACAATCTTGCAGGCACAATCGAGGGCGATCCGGTCGTTCGGGGGAGACTCCGTGTCGTGTTCCTGCCCGACTATTCCGTTTCCATGGCCGAGCACCTGATTCCGGCTACCGAGGTATCGAACCAGATTTCTACTGCCGGTTACGAAGCCAGCGGCACCAGCAACATGAAGTTCATGATGAACGGAGCACTGACGATCGGAACGCGCGACGGTGCAACCATCGAGATGGCCGAGGCCGCCGGCGAAGAAAACTTTTTCCTGTTTGGCCTAACCGCCGATCAGGTATCGCAGAATCGCACATGGTATTCCCCGCGCTGGCATTATGAGAACGAGCCGGAGACGCGTGCAGCATTGGAACTGATCTTCTCCAACCACTTCAGCCGCCACGAGCCGAATGTCTTCGAGCCGTTCCGCCAACTACTTCTGGATAAGGGCGATTACTACATGCACCTTGCTGATTTAGGAAGTTATCTCGCGGCGGACCAGCAACTCACTGCGCTGTACAAGATTACTGACGCATGGGCTAGCAAGGCCGTTTTGAACGTCGCCCACGCGGGCAGATTCTCCAGCGATCGAACAATTGCGGAATACGCGGCGGACATTTGGGACGCCAAACCGTGCCCGGTGTCATAG
- a CDS encoding PAS domain-containing sensor histidine kinase, with the protein MQLETNEEVKARFSDAFKASPVGIVVENLDGQPLFVNPAFCSMLGFTEEELRNKHCVDFSPQEDAQKDWVLFQQLREGSIDHYQIDKRYFRSDGTTVWGRLTVSLLRGKPSPLVLAMVDDITERKLAEEALSESETRFRSIFRDAGIGMVIVSLDGRYLSANRAFCDYLGYSEQEILGKTIESITLPADWPAFSEKMREALSGQGFQWLHKRCLHKSGRIVYTETSSSVIRDREGVARYFVAQILDITGRKEAEEALSAMTRKLIEAQEQERARIARELHDDISQRLAVLAIDLDGREGVPQEVQSHLEKFRLQVVEIANDVHGLSHELHSSKLELLGVVTAMRSWCQEVGRRQKIDVDFASDVSTSIPPELGLSLLRVLQEALHNATRHSGTQRVEVRLEERSNELHLLVRDSGKGFDVESALRSQGLGLTSMRERVRLLNGRLTVQSQARCGTEVHARVPFNPDQNRSLKD; encoded by the coding sequence ATGCAACTTGAAACAAACGAAGAGGTCAAGGCTCGCTTCTCCGACGCCTTCAAAGCAAGTCCCGTCGGAATCGTCGTCGAGAACTTAGATGGGCAGCCGCTCTTTGTGAATCCAGCATTCTGTTCGATGTTGGGATTTACCGAGGAAGAGTTGCGCAATAAGCATTGTGTGGATTTTTCTCCGCAGGAAGATGCTCAAAAGGACTGGGTCCTGTTTCAGCAGCTGCGCGAAGGATCAATCGACCATTATCAAATCGATAAACGCTATTTCCGAAGCGACGGTACAACCGTCTGGGGACGCCTCACTGTTTCGTTGCTTCGTGGCAAACCCTCTCCGCTTGTGCTTGCGATGGTGGACGACATCACTGAACGTAAGCTTGCCGAAGAAGCCCTCAGTGAGAGCGAAACACGGTTCCGCAGCATCTTTCGAGATGCTGGAATCGGCATGGTGATCGTTTCTCTTGATGGGCGTTATCTCTCTGCCAATCGCGCCTTCTGCGACTATCTGGGATATTCAGAGCAAGAAATTCTTGGCAAGACGATTGAATCGATCACTCTCCCGGCGGATTGGCCGGCGTTTTCAGAAAAGATGCGCGAAGCACTCTCGGGTCAAGGATTTCAGTGGTTACATAAACGCTGCCTGCACAAGAGTGGCCGAATCGTCTACACGGAGACTAGTTCATCAGTCATTCGCGATCGTGAAGGCGTCGCGCGGTATTTCGTAGCCCAGATTCTGGACATTACGGGTCGCAAGGAAGCCGAAGAAGCGCTTTCAGCCATGACGCGAAAGCTGATAGAAGCTCAAGAGCAAGAACGCGCCCGCATTGCGCGCGAGCTCCATGATGACATCAGTCAACGTTTGGCTGTGCTGGCGATTGATCTCGATGGCCGGGAAGGTGTTCCTCAAGAGGTTCAATCCCATCTGGAAAAATTTCGGCTCCAGGTGGTTGAAATTGCCAATGACGTGCACGGCTTGAGTCACGAGTTGCATTCTTCGAAGCTGGAGCTTCTTGGAGTGGTCACAGCTATGAGGAGCTGGTGTCAAGAAGTGGGTCGTCGGCAAAAAATCGACGTCGATTTCGCGAGCGATGTTTCGACCTCAATCCCTCCGGAACTCGGCCTTTCGCTTCTGCGGGTGCTCCAAGAGGCACTCCATAACGCCACCCGACACAGCGGGACGCAGCGAGTTGAAGTACGGCTGGAAGAACGCTCGAATGAACTCCATCTCCTGGTTCGCGACTCGGGTAAAGGGTTTGATGTCGAATCGGCACTGCGAAGTCAAGGCCTCGGCCTTACGAGCATGCGTGAACGCGTTCGTTTGCTAAATGGCAGGTTGACCGTTCAATCGCAGGCCCGTTGCGGCACTGAAGTTCATGCCCGCGTCCCCTTCAACCCCGATCAAAATCGGTCTTTGAAAGATTGA
- a CDS encoding response regulator, with the protein MLLVDDFDHWRQRVALILQHSQELTIVGTASDGVEAVQRAEDLQPDLVLLDIGLPKLNGLDAALQILQRSPRSKIIFLSQEISSDIVEEAFRRGANGYVAKADAATELLASIETVLSGSRFVGKRFASLVPAALPHRGMRTRHEVGFYSEELRLLDHVTEFIGAALTSRRGAIVVATTSHRNELAQRLRRIGLDTDDEISNGRLFMLDAADTLTAIMQGGMPDPDRFLNLLGSTLAQLEKTTSFEHGPTALYGECVQLLLDEGNIEAVIALERLCNRMNDLHDLEILCGYRLAERENEASHHIINGICSEHSLAHFR; encoded by the coding sequence GTGCTGCTGGTGGACGATTTCGACCACTGGCGACAAAGAGTAGCTCTCATCCTGCAGCACTCGCAGGAATTGACGATTGTTGGTACAGCGTCTGACGGCGTGGAAGCAGTCCAGCGTGCCGAAGACTTGCAGCCGGATCTAGTTCTTCTCGACATTGGGCTTCCCAAGCTGAATGGGCTTGATGCCGCCCTACAAATCCTGCAGCGTTCACCCAGATCTAAAATCATCTTCCTCAGCCAGGAAATCTCCAGCGATATCGTGGAGGAGGCATTTCGGCGAGGTGCGAATGGATATGTCGCTAAAGCAGATGCGGCGACGGAGCTCTTGGCGTCAATCGAGACGGTTCTTAGCGGCAGCAGGTTCGTTGGTAAGCGGTTTGCGTCACTTGTGCCCGCAGCGCTCCCTCACCGTGGAATGCGCACCCGTCACGAAGTGGGGTTCTATTCTGAGGAGCTGCGACTCTTAGATCACGTCACGGAATTCATCGGGGCCGCGTTAACGTCGAGACGGGGCGCCATCGTGGTCGCCACAACATCGCATCGAAACGAACTCGCTCAAAGGCTGCGACGAATAGGGCTCGACACCGACGATGAAATCTCTAACGGTCGCCTTTTTATGCTGGATGCAGCCGATACACTCACCGCCATCATGCAAGGGGGAATGCCCGATCCAGATCGGTTCCTGAACCTGCTCGGGAGCACCTTGGCTCAATTGGAGAAGACGACGAGCTTCGAACATGGGCCGACTGCACTTTACGGCGAATGCGTTCAGCTTTTGCTTGACGAGGGCAATATTGAGGCGGTGATCGCGCTTGAGAGGCTCTGCAATCGGATGAACGATCTTCATGATCTTGAGATTCTTTGCGGATACCGTCTCGCGGAACGCGAAAACGAAGCCAGTCACCACATCATCAACGGCATCTGTAGCGAGCACTCACTCGCGCATTTCCGATAG
- a CDS encoding tetratricopeptide repeat protein → MFPLVTLAVALRLPSGAAAQAKPSKPIVKANASASQAEVELARRIKTADAARASGNTKAIGDANRKVIALALRELGHLRLSELLSAQAVELYRNSLSFEDAVDSRADLANAINTEAKAKTTPTSPPDADPFARPDASTFSRAKLSPEQRTAAEGKEIQLRLVLGASLNDLATSEAARNQYGMALTHLQQAEKWNSATTGLARNLGFCAFKVGDYPEAIRTLSRALEEQPQDAPVRAMLGMSYFGSNKYADAAKTFEPLGDRGMQDTSVGYAWATSLARTGDLKKAADVLNHFENSNLSPDALLLVGQLWTEMTDYQHAVSVFQKVLLRDPSLPKAHFFEGLAYLKWEKWNEAASDFQAELALVPGDLDAKYTLGFIRLQQGRVDEALAFFNEVLAAEPNHANAQYQIGKIMLDRGRLDDAITHLEIAARLDPQADYIHYQLQVAYRKRSRIAEADRELEIYKQLKSQAREQSSSPKQNP, encoded by the coding sequence TTGTTCCCACTCGTCACGCTTGCGGTGGCTCTCCGGCTTCCATCCGGCGCTGCGGCGCAGGCGAAGCCATCCAAGCCCATCGTCAAAGCCAATGCCAGCGCCTCGCAAGCAGAAGTGGAGCTCGCCCGACGCATCAAGACCGCGGATGCCGCTCGCGCATCCGGGAATACGAAAGCTATCGGAGACGCCAACCGGAAAGTCATAGCACTCGCTTTACGGGAACTTGGACATCTGCGCTTGAGCGAACTCCTCTCTGCCCAGGCCGTCGAGCTATATCGCAATTCTCTGAGCTTCGAGGATGCAGTCGATTCGCGGGCGGATTTGGCAAACGCGATCAACACCGAGGCGAAAGCGAAGACCACTCCCACATCGCCGCCTGACGCCGATCCATTCGCGAGACCGGACGCCTCCACCTTCTCACGCGCCAAGCTCTCTCCGGAGCAACGTACAGCTGCCGAAGGCAAGGAGATCCAGCTTCGCCTCGTCCTTGGCGCGAGTCTTAACGATCTCGCGACCTCTGAGGCGGCGCGCAATCAGTACGGCATGGCGCTCACACATCTCCAGCAGGCTGAGAAGTGGAACTCGGCGACCACTGGCCTGGCAAGAAATCTCGGCTTCTGTGCGTTCAAGGTGGGTGACTACCCTGAGGCGATTCGTACGCTTTCCCGTGCTCTCGAAGAACAGCCGCAAGATGCTCCCGTTCGGGCGATGCTTGGCATGTCGTATTTCGGGAGCAACAAATATGCAGACGCCGCGAAAACCTTCGAGCCGCTCGGTGATCGTGGGATGCAGGATACCTCCGTCGGTTACGCCTGGGCGACATCGCTCGCTCGGACTGGCGATCTGAAGAAAGCCGCGGACGTACTGAATCACTTCGAGAACTCCAATCTCTCCCCGGATGCATTACTTCTGGTGGGCCAGCTTTGGACAGAGATGACCGATTACCAGCACGCGGTATCGGTTTTCCAGAAAGTTTTGCTGCGGGACCCTTCGTTGCCGAAGGCGCACTTTTTTGAAGGATTGGCATATCTGAAGTGGGAGAAGTGGAACGAGGCCGCCTCCGACTTCCAGGCGGAACTCGCACTGGTTCCGGGCGACCTCGACGCGAAATACACTCTTGGTTTTATTCGTCTGCAGCAAGGCCGCGTAGACGAAGCACTGGCGTTCTTCAACGAAGTTCTGGCTGCAGAGCCCAATCACGCGAACGCCCAATATCAGATCGGCAAGATCATGCTGGATCGCGGGCGACTGGACGATGCCATCACCCACTTGGAAATCGCAGCCCGTCTTGATCCCCAGGCAGACTATATTCACTACCAGCTCCAAGTTGCGTATCGGAAGCGCTCGCGAATTGCCGAGGCGGACCGCGAACTGGAAATCTATAAGCAGCTGAAGTCCCAGGCGCGCGAACAGTCGTCTTCGCCCAAGCAGAATCCTTAG
- a CDS encoding CRTAC1 family protein, translated as MPSPPGAKSTKCNGRPIPQFEDVTSKAGIRFTHTSDPSKKYIVESMSGGVILIDYDRDGWPDIYFTNAPTVDKALKGETSLGALYHNNHDGTFTDVTAKSRLDSPCFAMGGAVGDYDNDGWPDLYLTCFGGNVLYHNDGNGTFTDVTKKAGVRDGRWSTGASFGDYDGDGNVDLMVVNYVDLRLNDLPPFGKLPNCKYRGIDVQCGPRGLRGAGDSLFHNNGDGTFTDVSKAAGVDDVPGYFGMGVVWVDFNNSGRPDIYVTNDSSPKYLYKNEGNGKFKEIGLESGTAVNEDGSEQASMGIAVGDYNHTGRPSLYITNFEDEDDLLYRNDGDWNFTDVSYKSGVALPSLRSVKWGDAFADFDNDGWLDIFAVGGHVYPQVDGLPSGGGYRQPKLFYLNQKDGSFCDAADKAGPALAEKRVSRGVAVGDLFNDGNLDIVVEDLDGSPTILRNKGVPGNHWVSFELAGTKSNRLALNAKVKITAGGVTQTDEIHSGGSYLSQNDLRVHFGLGTATKIDSVEVRWPSGKVDTVKDIQADHYYAILEGKGIVSGLSRSH; from the coding sequence ATGCCGTCTCCTCCTGGCGCAAAGTCGACAAAGTGCAACGGGCGGCCCATCCCGCAGTTTGAAGACGTAACTTCCAAGGCCGGGATCCGCTTCACCCATACCTCCGATCCTTCCAAGAAGTACATCGTCGAGTCAATGAGCGGCGGCGTGATTCTGATTGATTACGATCGCGACGGTTGGCCGGACATCTATTTCACCAATGCCCCTACGGTTGATAAGGCCTTGAAAGGAGAGACGAGTCTCGGAGCTCTCTACCACAACAATCACGATGGCACCTTTACCGACGTGACCGCAAAATCTAGGCTGGATTCGCCCTGCTTCGCCATGGGCGGGGCCGTGGGTGACTACGACAACGATGGCTGGCCCGATCTCTACCTGACCTGCTTCGGTGGCAACGTCCTGTACCACAACGACGGGAACGGCACCTTCACTGACGTAACGAAGAAAGCCGGAGTGCGCGATGGCCGATGGTCCACAGGCGCGTCCTTCGGAGACTACGACGGCGACGGCAACGTGGACCTGATGGTGGTGAACTACGTCGATCTCCGTCTCAACGATCTTCCGCCCTTTGGAAAACTTCCGAACTGTAAATATCGTGGCATCGATGTCCAGTGCGGTCCCCGCGGGTTGAGGGGTGCGGGCGACTCTCTCTTCCACAACAATGGTGACGGCACCTTTACCGACGTTTCCAAGGCCGCCGGGGTCGACGATGTCCCGGGATATTTCGGAATGGGCGTCGTCTGGGTTGACTTCAACAATTCGGGGCGTCCAGACATCTACGTCACGAACGACTCCAGTCCGAAATATCTCTACAAGAATGAAGGCAACGGAAAGTTCAAAGAGATCGGCCTTGAGTCCGGTACCGCGGTCAACGAAGACGGCTCAGAGCAAGCTTCCATGGGCATCGCCGTCGGCGACTACAACCACACCGGACGGCCCTCCCTCTACATAACCAACTTCGAAGATGAAGACGACCTTCTTTATCGTAACGATGGCGATTGGAACTTCACGGACGTCTCGTACAAGTCAGGCGTGGCGTTGCCTTCGCTGCGATCGGTGAAATGGGGAGACGCCTTTGCGGATTTCGATAATGACGGCTGGCTCGACATCTTCGCGGTCGGCGGTCATGTTTATCCGCAGGTGGACGGACTTCCATCTGGCGGAGGATATCGCCAACCGAAACTCTTCTACTTGAACCAGAAAGATGGATCCTTCTGCGACGCCGCCGACAAGGCCGGTCCAGCCCTAGCCGAGAAGCGCGTCTCGCGGGGCGTAGCTGTCGGCGATCTATTCAACGACGGCAACCTCGATATCGTGGTTGAAGACCTCGACGGCAGCCCGACGATCCTGCGCAACAAAGGCGTCCCCGGAAACCATTGGGTGAGTTTTGAGTTGGCGGGTACCAAGAGCAATCGCCTGGCACTCAACGCCAAGGTGAAGATCACAGCGGGCGGAGTTACCCAGACCGATGAAATTCATAGCGGCGGCAGCTATCTGTCGCAGAACGATCTCCGGGTGCATTTCGGACTCGGAACCGCAACGAAAATCGACTCCGTCGAGGTCCGCTGGCCATCGGGCAAAGTGGACACCGTGAAGGACATCCAAGCCGATCACTACTACGCCATCCTGGAGGGAAAGGGAATCGTTTCCGGTCTCTCCCGGAGTCACTAG